A genomic region of Sander vitreus isolate 19-12246 chromosome 11, sanVit1, whole genome shotgun sequence contains the following coding sequences:
- the gja8a gene encoding gap junction protein alpha 8 paralog a, whose protein sequence is MGDWSFLGNILEEVNEHSTVIGRVWLTVLFIFRILILGTAAEFVWGDEQSDYVCNTQQPGCENVCYDEAFPISHIRLWVLQIIFVSTPSLVYVGHAVHHVHMEEKRKEREEAELSRQQELSEERLPLAPDQGSVRTTKETSTKGSKKFRLEGTLLRTYICHIIFKTLFEVGFVVGQYFLYGFRILPLYKCSRWPCPNTVDCFVSRPTEKTVFIIFMLAVACVSLFLNFVEISHLGLKKIRFVFRKPAPAPAQGEGSAPLPPQGKSLPPLAVPSLQRAKGYKLLEEEKVPITHLYPLAEVGMEAGRGAPPFPGLQEKVEEVLPMGDISKVYDETLPSYAQTTETAGVTLHEEEAEKVQLAEVEAERVEEVVDEDVEVEEAVKGERAGMEAMDTIEDTRPLSRLSKASSRARSDDLTV, encoded by the coding sequence ATGGGTGACTGGAGCTTTCTGGGTAATATTTTAGAGGAAGTTAATGAGCACTCTACGGTGATCGGCCGGGTGTGGCTCACGGTGCTCTTCATCTTCCGTATCCTCATTCTGGGCACGGCGGCGGAGTTCGTGTGGGGCGATGAGCAGTCTGACTATGTCTGCAACACACAGCAGCCCGGATGTGAAAATGTGTGCTACGACGAGGCCTTCCCCATCTCCCACATCCGCCTGTGGGTGCTGCAGATCATCTTTGTGTCCACACCATCTCTGGTGTATGTGGGTCATGCTGTGCACCATGTCCACATGGAGGAGAAacgcaaagagagagaggaggcagaACTTAGCCGGCAGCAGGAGTTGAGCGAGGAGCGTCTCCCTCTAGCACCTGACCAGGGAAGTGTCCGCACCACTAAGGAGACCAGCACAAAGGGAAGCAAGAAGTTCCGGCTGGAGGGCACACTGCTGAGGACCTACATCTGCCACATCATCTTCAAGACACTGTTTGAGGTGGGCTTCGTGGTGGGCCAGTACTTCCTGTATGGCTTCCGCATCTTGCCACTGTACAAATGCAGCCGCTGGCCCTGCCCCAACACAGTGGACTGCTTTGTGTCTCGCCCCACGGAGAAGACCGTCTTCATCATCTTTATGTTGGCTGTCGCCTGTGTCTCACTCTTCCTCAACTTTGTGGAGATCAGTCACCTGGGCCTGAAGAAGATTCGCTTTGTCTTTCGCAAGCCGGCCCCCGCCCCAGCCCAAGGTGAGGGCTCGGCCCCCCTGCCGCCACAAGGGAAGAGCCTGCCCCCCCTGGCTGTGCCCTCCCTGCAGAGAGCGAAAGGTTACAagctgctggaggaggagaaagtTCCCATAACTCACCTCTACCCACTGGCTGAGGTGGGCATGGAGGCTGGCAGAGGGGCCCCACCCTTCCCGGGGCTGCAGGAGAAGGTGGAGGAGGTGCTGCCCATGGGGGACATCTCTAAGGTGTATGATGAGACTCTGCCCTCCTATGCCCAGACCACTGAGACAGCGGGGGTGACACTACACGAGGAGGAGGCAGAAAAGGTGCAGCTGGCCGAGGTAGAAGCAGAGAGAGTGGAGGAGGTTGTTGATGAGGATGTGGAGGTAGAGGAAGCAGTGAAAGGCGAGAGGGCAGGGATGGAGGCCATGGATACGATAGAAGACACCAGACCGCTGAGCCGACTGAGCAAAGCCAGCAGCAGGGCCAGGTCAGACGATCTCACCGTAtga